Proteins from a single region of Fusobacterium gonidiaformans ATCC 25563:
- a CDS encoding LytR/AlgR family response regulator transcription factor yields the protein MRCVIVDDEFPAREELKYFISKFPGTELTQEFGDSLDAFDYLQEHAKEVDVLFLDINMPELNGLNLGKIIRKLNPAMKIIFVTAYREYAVDAFEIQAFDYLLKPYSEDRIEKLLSRLSVEKKQISNKVSISVGEKIMVFNTEDIIVVEADKKESRVYTTKECYLTKMKISDWEEQLPENQFYRCHRSYLVNLSKVREIEPWFNNSFMIHMESCPVKIPVSRNNMKEFKSLFQVK from the coding sequence ATGAGATGTGTCATTGTAGATGATGAGTTTCCTGCAAGAGAAGAATTAAAGTATTTTATTTCTAAGTTTCCAGGGACAGAATTAACACAAGAGTTTGGAGATTCTTTAGATGCCTTTGATTATTTACAGGAACATGCCAAGGAAGTCGATGTTTTATTTTTAGATATCAATATGCCTGAATTGAATGGACTAAATTTAGGAAAAATTATTCGGAAGTTAAATCCTGCTATGAAAATTATTTTTGTGACAGCTTATCGGGAATATGCCGTGGATGCTTTTGAAATACAAGCTTTTGACTATCTGTTAAAGCCTTATTCAGAAGATAGAATTGAAAAATTGTTATCAAGACTTTCCGTAGAAAAAAAACAAATATCCAATAAAGTAAGTATTAGTGTAGGGGAAAAGATTATGGTTTTTAATACGGAAGATATTATTGTGGTCGAAGCAGATAAAAAAGAGAGTAGAGTATACACTACCAAAGAATGTTACTTAACGAAAATGAAAATTTCAGATTGGGAAGAACAACTTCCAGAAAATCAATTTTACCGTTGTCATCGTTCTTATTTAGTAAATTTATCAAAAGTAAGAGAAATAGAGCCTTGGTTTAATAATTCTTTTATGATTCATATGGAAAGCTGCCCTGTAAAAATTCCGGTCAGTCGTAATAACATGAAAGAGTTTAAGAGTTTATTTCAAGTAAAATAG
- a CDS encoding S8 family peptidase: protein MEEKLPIKFFTKRDEDKQRVEGGGDKKLPKWVLEGNALYERSLTLLNCMGEILEEENWEERKIPVIVQAKLNKDAHAKSHRKKIENIFFTDKNNVIGVADENTLIVRVDSQNDGIKIKKNIIDKKNNAYGISGIEDIIKYKPNIYKADNISNYKLKLFNFRDFSVNQSNKIKFEKLLKSKKIDYIKTNYTKSLIIYKLCNMSGLMINELMNDTLFDLTEEFVPMPAITMSLDSLDINRSFTIKDYDDSKKSEVVGILDNGICRVEPLRTWIYGERNSPYPDDLISEEHGTFIAGIIVYGDELQGEEFVGSKNIRVFDAAVFPNTNKERIEEDELIENIREVIKNNHQKIKIWNLSISIMREISDQKFSDFGIALDDIQDEYNVLICKSAGNCKKFSVGGILERLNEGADSVRSLVVGSIADKKQGLDISEPYNLSPFSRRGPGPACIIKPDIVHFGGNAGIDESGRIVQGGVKSFSKEGNVIEQAGTSFSTPRVAALAAGLLNEMDEEFDALLLKGLIIHSANYPSNLEIPEVERTKYLGFGLPNTVHNILYNSPNEATLILRDVLPKGKFIDIKDFPIPDCLIKDGYYNFQVVVTLVYDPILDATQGFEYCQSNIDVKFGSYDEKIDRDTSKNCILNPVGRAGAKNVLKGSLYSKVKMKESSEDFALKERMLIQYGDKYYPVKKYAVDLSELTEGNKLKYTTSNKKWYLTIDSTYRSSVEDRASINNEELSQEFCLIITIKDSSNTCNVYNGITQKLDEYNFWHSNIKISEKISINI, encoded by the coding sequence ATGGAAGAAAAATTGCCAATTAAATTTTTTACTAAAAGAGATGAAGATAAACAAAGAGTTGAAGGTGGAGGGGATAAGAAACTTCCTAAGTGGGTTCTTGAAGGAAATGCCTTATATGAAAGATCTCTTACTTTATTAAATTGTATGGGTGAAATATTAGAAGAGGAGAATTGGGAAGAAAGAAAAATTCCAGTTATCGTACAAGCAAAATTAAATAAAGATGCACATGCAAAAAGTCATCGAAAGAAGATAGAAAATATTTTTTTCACTGATAAAAATAATGTTATTGGAGTTGCAGATGAAAATACTTTAATTGTTCGTGTAGACTCTCAAAATGATGGAATTAAAATTAAAAAAAATATAATCGATAAAAAAAACAATGCTTATGGAATTTCTGGGATTGAAGATATTATCAAGTATAAACCTAATATATATAAAGCTGATAATATTTCCAACTATAAACTCAAGCTTTTTAATTTTAGAGATTTTTCAGTAAATCAAAGCAATAAAATAAAATTTGAGAAACTCTTAAAGAGTAAAAAGATTGATTATATAAAAACAAATTATACCAAGTCACTGATTATTTATAAGCTATGCAATATGTCAGGTTTAATGATAAATGAACTTATGAATGATACTTTATTTGATTTAACTGAAGAATTTGTACCTATGCCAGCTATTACTATGAGTTTAGATTCTCTGGATATAAATAGAAGTTTTACAATAAAAGATTATGATGATAGTAAAAAAAGTGAAGTTGTTGGGATATTAGATAATGGGATTTGTCGGGTAGAACCACTAAGAACATGGATTTATGGAGAGAGAAATTCACCATATCCAGATGATTTAATTTCTGAAGAACACGGAACTTTTATTGCAGGAATTATTGTTTATGGAGATGAATTACAGGGAGAAGAATTTGTTGGTTCTAAGAATATAAGAGTTTTTGATGCTGCAGTTTTTCCAAATACCAATAAAGAACGAATTGAAGAAGATGAACTAATAGAAAATATCAGGGAAGTCATAAAAAATAATCACCAAAAAATAAAAATATGGAATTTATCAATTAGTATTATGCGTGAAATATCAGATCAAAAATTTAGTGATTTTGGGATTGCGTTAGATGACATTCAGGATGAATACAATGTTTTGATATGTAAATCAGCAGGGAATTGTAAAAAATTTTCTGTTGGAGGCATTCTTGAGAGATTAAATGAGGGAGCAGATTCTGTCCGTTCATTAGTAGTAGGTTCCATTGCTGATAAGAAACAAGGATTAGATATTTCGGAACCATATAATCTTTCTCCATTTTCAAGAAGAGGTCCGGGACCTGCATGCATTATAAAACCAGATATTGTTCATTTTGGTGGAAATGCAGGAATAGATGAGTCGGGAAGAATTGTCCAAGGAGGGGTAAAATCTTTTTCTAAAGAAGGAAATGTTATTGAACAAGCAGGGACTAGCTTTTCTACACCTAGGGTAGCTGCTTTAGCAGCTGGATTACTGAATGAAATGGATGAAGAATTTGATGCTTTATTGTTAAAAGGTTTAATTATTCACTCGGCTAATTATCCAAGTAATTTAGAGATACCTGAAGTTGAAAGAACTAAGTACCTTGGTTTTGGATTACCAAATACAGTCCATAATATACTATACAATTCGCCAAATGAAGCAACCTTAATATTACGGGATGTTTTACCAAAAGGCAAATTTATAGATATTAAAGATTTTCCTATACCAGACTGTTTAATAAAGGATGGGTATTATAATTTTCAAGTAGTAGTAACCCTTGTATATGACCCAATTTTGGATGCTACTCAAGGGTTTGAATATTGTCAGTCAAATATAGATGTGAAATTTGGTTCTTACGATGAAAAAATTGATAGAGATACTAGCAAAAATTGCATATTAAATCCAGTTGGAAGAGCGGGGGCTAAAAACGTTCTAAAAGGTTCATTGTATAGTAAAGTTAAAATGAAAGAATCCTCAGAAGATTTTGCCTTAAAAGAAAGGATGTTAATTCAGTATGGAGATAAATATTATCCTGTCAAAAAATACGCAGTTGATCTTTCAGAATTAACGGAAGGAAATAAATTAAAATATACTACATCAAATAAAAAGTGGTATCTTACTATTGATAGCACTTACAGAAGTAGTGTGGAAGATAGAGCTAGTATCAACAATGAAGAATTAAGTCAAGAATTTTGTCTAATTATTACTATTAAAGATTCGAGCAATACCTGTAATGTATACAATGGCATCACCCAAAAATTGGATGAATACAATTTTTGGCATAGTAATATTAAAATTTCTGAAAAAATTAGTATTAACATATAA
- a CDS encoding phage holin family protein, translating to MHEIKVLIKEIFFIFYDVIDLLKNMYLWFLSMILYIVFSMTGGENNSIKAILIAMIIDYASGIMKAIYCKNLNSQIGFKGIIKKIMILMVITAAHQIDVLLGSEAMRINIRFITICFYCSNEVISLLENVAKMGLPIPQQLIDILEQCKNKQIK from the coding sequence ATGCACGAAATTAAAGTTTTAATAAAGGAAATATTTTTTATTTTCTATGATGTTATAGATTTATTAAAAAATATGTATCTTTGGTTTTTATCAATGATATTATATATAGTATTTTCAATGACAGGTGGAGAGAACAATTCTATAAAAGCAATATTGATAGCTATGATAATTGACTATGCCTCTGGAATTATGAAAGCTATTTATTGTAAAAATTTAAATAGTCAAATTGGATTTAAAGGAATTATCAAAAAAATAATGATTTTAATGGTAATTACTGCAGCACATCAAATTGACGTGTTATTGGGTAGTGAGGCTATGAGAATAAATATTCGTTTTATCACAATTTGTTTCTATTGTAGCAATGAAGTGATTTCACTGCTAGAAAATGTTGCAAAAATGGGACTGCCTATTCCACAGCAGCTCATTGATATACTTGAACAATGTAAAAATAAACAAATCAAATAA
- the rpsI gene encoding 30S ribosomal protein S9, whose product MNQYRGTGRRKTSVARVRLIPGGQGVVINGKSMAEYFGGREILAKIVEQPLTLTETLDKYEVRVNVCGGGNAGQAGAIRHGVSRALVEADETLKAALREAGFLTRDSRMVERKKYGKKKARRSPQFSKR is encoded by the coding sequence ATGAATCAATATAGAGGAACTGGAAGAAGAAAAACTTCAGTAGCAAGAGTAAGACTAATTCCTGGAGGACAAGGAGTTGTCATCAATGGAAAATCAATGGCAGAATATTTCGGAGGAAGAGAAATTCTAGCTAAAATTGTAGAACAACCTTTAACATTAACAGAAACTTTAGATAAATATGAAGTAAGAGTAAATGTATGTGGTGGAGGAAATGCTGGACAAGCAGGAGCAATCCGACACGGAGTTTCTAGAGCTTTAGTAGAAGCTGATGAAACTTTAAAAGCAGCTTTAAGAGAAGCTGGATTCTTAACTCGAGATTCAAGAATGGTTGAAAGAAAGAAATACGGAAAGAAAAAGGCAAGAAGAAGCCCTCAATTCTCAAAACGTTAA
- a CDS encoding DMT family transporter, with protein sequence MKKELQGVILVSLAAILWGFDSIALTPRLFHLQVPYVVFILHFLPFIGMTVLFGREEFQKIKQLDSHDLFYFFLVALFGGAVGTLSIVKALFLVNFQHLTVVTLLQKLQPVFAIILARILLKEVIEKKFIFWALIALLGGYFLTFEGNVPSMEGNNIGLACLYSLLAAFSFGSATVFGKRILKNASFRTALYVRYSFTSIIGFFIALFSGSFQSFAQTTGMEWLIFIIIGLTTGSGAILLYYYGLRYIPARISTICELCFPISSVIFDFLLNGKLLSMIQLVSAAIMLLAIYRITQKQK encoded by the coding sequence ATGAAAAAAGAATTACAGGGAGTTATTTTAGTCAGTTTAGCAGCAATTTTATGGGGATTTGATTCCATTGCTCTAACGCCAAGATTATTTCATTTACAGGTACCATATGTGGTATTTATCTTACATTTTTTACCATTTATTGGAATGACTGTCTTATTTGGAAGAGAGGAATTTCAAAAAATAAAGCAATTGGATTCTCATGATTTGTTTTATTTCTTTTTAGTGGCACTGTTTGGAGGAGCGGTTGGGACTTTATCCATAGTAAAAGCTTTGTTTTTAGTAAATTTTCAACACTTAACGGTGGTAACTTTGCTTCAAAAACTACAACCTGTATTTGCCATTATTCTAGCTAGAATTTTATTGAAAGAAGTGATTGAAAAGAAATTTATCTTCTGGGCTCTCATTGCTCTTTTAGGAGGATATTTTCTAACCTTTGAAGGGAATGTTCCCAGCATGGAAGGGAATAATATAGGTTTGGCTTGCTTGTATTCTCTATTGGCTGCTTTTTCTTTTGGAAGTGCTACGGTTTTTGGAAAAAGAATTTTGAAGAATGCTTCTTTCCGTACAGCTTTGTACGTAAGATATAGTTTTACGAGTATTATCGGATTCTTTATTGCTTTATTTTCAGGAAGTTTTCAAAGTTTTGCTCAGACAACAGGTATGGAATGGTTGATTTTTATTATTATTGGCTTAACAACCGGAAGTGGAGCAATTCTTTTATATTATTATGGTTTACGATATATTCCTGCCAGAATTTCAACCATCTGTGAACTATGTTTTCCCATTTCAAGTGTCATCTTTGATTTTTTATTAAATGGAAAATTACTAAGTATGATTCAATTGGTCAGTGCGGCTATTATGTTATTAGCTATTTATCGGATTACACAAAAACAAAAATAG
- a CDS encoding LytS/YhcK type 5TM receptor domain-containing protein has product MFTLMNHLLNNIGYIIAAAFLFTKIKSAIEGLREEERRNHIIYIFFFSALAIAGTYIGLDYKGSILNTRNIGVITGGLLLGPEVGILAGIFSAIHRILIPIGEATEIPCAIATILAGVFSGYLHNRYRESVKPMIGFFLAIIVESISMILILGFSSNFDESLDVVRSIYFPMSFMNSLGVYALISIIQNTLSTMEVNAGKQAKIALEIANKTLPYFQKGESLDSVCKIILESLDAKAVAITDLEKIRASYVVEGIPKIEKTEIQSAFTKKVLELGKIMVFGKNNTGDLSDYLFLSKEIKSCIILPLFERGKVSGALKIFFDTPEKVTANNKYLAIGLSQLISTQLELEKLDALEDSARKAELKALYSQINPHFLFNVLNTIASFVRIDPNKAREVIIDLSTYLRYNIENSMKFVPLEQELEQVKAFVAIESARFGTKIKVHYEIEEKALESEIPSLSIQPLVENSIIHGLLPKRQGGNIWISAKVKEEGTQIIIQDDGVGISESVIHSLEEEIGSSIGLKNVHHRLKLIYGKGLLVERLSEGTKISFWIYRQEVEKR; this is encoded by the coding sequence ATGTTTACTTTGATGAATCATCTTCTAAATAATATTGGATATATTATTGCAGCTGCTTTTTTATTCACAAAGATAAAATCTGCGATTGAGGGATTACGAGAAGAAGAGAGAAGAAATCACATTATCTATATTTTCTTTTTTTCTGCTTTAGCCATTGCGGGGACCTATATTGGATTAGATTACAAGGGTTCTATTTTAAATACAAGAAATATTGGTGTCATCACGGGAGGATTGTTATTGGGTCCTGAAGTTGGAATTTTAGCAGGAATTTTTTCAGCAATTCATCGAATTTTAATTCCAATTGGGGAAGCAACAGAAATACCTTGTGCTATTGCTACTATTTTGGCCGGAGTTTTTTCCGGCTACTTACATAATCGTTATCGAGAATCCGTAAAGCCAATGATTGGTTTTTTCTTGGCCATTATTGTAGAAAGTATTAGTATGATTTTAATTTTGGGATTTTCTTCCAATTTTGACGAAAGTTTAGATGTTGTAAGAAGTATCTATTTTCCTATGTCTTTTATGAATTCTTTAGGGGTTTATGCTTTGATTTCTATCATTCAAAATACTTTGAGTACCATGGAAGTCAATGCAGGAAAACAAGCAAAAATTGCTTTAGAAATTGCGAATAAAACCTTACCGTATTTTCAGAAAGGAGAATCTCTGGATTCAGTTTGTAAAATTATTTTAGAATCTTTAGATGCAAAAGCTGTGGCGATTACTGATTTGGAAAAAATTAGAGCAAGTTATGTGGTAGAAGGAATACCAAAGATTGAAAAAACGGAGATTCAAAGTGCTTTTACCAAAAAGGTATTGGAGCTTGGAAAGATAATGGTCTTCGGGAAAAATAATACAGGGGATTTGTCAGATTACTTGTTTTTATCGAAAGAAATAAAATCTTGCATTATTTTACCTCTTTTTGAGCGTGGAAAAGTGTCGGGAGCCCTTAAAATTTTTTTTGATACTCCGGAAAAGGTGACTGCAAATAATAAGTATTTAGCCATAGGATTGTCCCAGCTGATCTCTACTCAATTAGAATTGGAAAAGCTCGATGCTTTGGAAGATTCTGCTAGAAAGGCAGAATTAAAAGCTTTGTATAGCCAGATCAACCCGCATTTTTTGTTTAATGTCTTAAATACAATTGCTTCTTTTGTAAGAATTGATCCTAATAAAGCTCGAGAAGTGATTATTGATTTGTCTACTTATTTACGTTATAACATTGAAAATTCTATGAAGTTTGTTCCTTTAGAGCAAGAATTAGAACAGGTAAAAGCCTTTGTTGCAATTGAAAGTGCAAGATTCGGCACTAAAATTAAAGTACACTATGAGATTGAAGAGAAAGCTTTAGAAAGTGAAATACCAAGTTTATCGATTCAACCTCTAGTGGAAAATAGTATTATTCATGGTTTATTACCCAAAAGGCAAGGTGGGAATATTTGGATTTCTGCAAAAGTGAAGGAAGAAGGAACTCAGATTATCATTCAAGATGATGGAGTAGGGATTTCCGAAAGTGTGATTCATTCTTTAGAAGAAGAGATTGGTTCTTCCATAGGGCTTAAGAATGTACATCATCGTTTAAAATTGATTTATGGAAAAGGTTTATTAGTGGAACGGTTATCGGAAGGAACTAAGATTTCTTTCTGGATTTATCGACAGGAGGTGGAAAAACGATGA
- a CDS encoding AAA family ATPase, whose amino-acid sequence MYTEISKIIEGALSGDKEKVFNYSKILAKNLENTGELSLARKINNLLSKKKSGILSLDSLSSKPVDSESRMEMVDICYPIIDKESLILNNEILIEIQDFIKGYENRDKLLKSGIDDSCTLLMYGPPGCGKTTLAQYISMETGLPLITARLDGMISSLLGSTAKNIRKIFDFASRQECILFLDEFDVIAKIRDDKNETGELKRVVNSLIQNIDVFSRDSIIIAATNHHELLDPAIWRRFNRVLSIKKPTKEEIKKLVSVYINKSIIKFNIKKIDALTSSMLELSHSDITTIMNNSIRNALINDKEEIVVFDILREVYLFVNHSISNEDDFITFLINGGVTHKELQIHGFSLRKIQTISKKVRSEQ is encoded by the coding sequence ATGTATACAGAAATTTCCAAAATAATCGAGGGGGCTTTATCTGGAGATAAAGAAAAAGTTTTCAATTATTCTAAAATATTAGCTAAAAATTTAGAAAATACTGGAGAATTATCTTTAGCACGTAAAATAAATAATTTATTATCTAAAAAAAAGAGTGGAATTTTATCTTTAGATTCTCTTTCTTCTAAGCCTGTCGATAGTGAAAGTAGAATGGAAATGGTAGATATTTGTTATCCAATAATAGATAAAGAAAGCTTAATTTTAAATAATGAAATTCTTATTGAAATTCAAGATTTTATAAAAGGATATGAAAATAGAGATAAGCTATTGAAGTCTGGCATAGATGATTCTTGTACATTGTTAATGTATGGACCGCCTGGATGTGGAAAGACAACATTGGCACAATATATATCTATGGAAACAGGTTTACCGTTAATTACAGCAAGATTGGATGGAATGATTTCATCTTTACTAGGAAGTACAGCAAAAAATATAAGAAAGATTTTTGATTTTGCCTCAAGACAAGAATGTATTCTATTCTTAGATGAATTTGATGTTATTGCAAAAATAAGAGATGATAAAAATGAAACAGGTGAATTGAAGAGAGTTGTCAATAGTCTTATCCAAAATATAGATGTTTTTAGTAGAGATAGTATTATAATTGCAGCAACAAACCATCATGAATTATTAGATCCAGCTATTTGGCGTAGATTTAACAGAGTATTAAGTATAAAAAAACCAACAAAAGAAGAAATAAAGAAATTAGTTAGTGTTTATATAAATAAATCAATCATAAAATTTAATATCAAAAAAATTGACGCTTTAACTTCTTCAATGTTAGAATTAAGTCACTCCGATATTACAACAATAATGAATAATTCTATTAGGAATGCTTTGATAAATGACAAGGAAGAAATAGTTGTATTTGATATTTTGAGAGAAGTTTATTTATTTGTAAATCATTCGATAAGCAACGAAGACGATTTTATCACATTTTTAATCAATGGTGGAGTAACTCATAAGGAATTACAAATTCACGGGTTTTCATTAAGAAAAATTCAGACAATTTCTAAAAAAGTGAGGAGTGAGCAATAA
- a CDS encoding carbon starvation CstA family protein has translation MFSFIGAVIALIVGYVVYGAFVDRVFGSTDAKVTPAKRMADGVDYVEMDWKKAFLIQFLNIAGTGPIFGAVAGAMWGPAAFIWIVFGCIFAGSVHDFLIGMLSVRQDGASVSEIVGKYLGENARKLMVAFSIVLLVLVGVVFVKSPADILHNLTGIPTMVLLGIIIIYYLIATVLPIDQVIGRIYPIFGVCLLIMAVGIGFGIIFQGYAVNIPEITFHNFHPAGKSIFPYLCISIACGAISGFHATQSPMMARCLRTEKEGRRVFYGAMISEGIVALVWAAAAMCYFGNIEGLAAAGSAAVVVDTISRGVLGPVGGALAILGVVACPITSGDTAFRSARLTIADAIGYKQGPVKNRFVIAVPLFAIGLALCFIPFAIIWRYFGWSNQTLATIALWAAAKYLEKHGKNFWIAVIPALFMTVVVTSYIICAPEGFAWVFGDMDIHVVEQIGIVAGIIVSALSGLLFWKTKTPAAEIEVE, from the coding sequence ATGTTTAGTTTTATCGGAGCAGTAATAGCGTTGATTGTAGGGTATGTTGTATATGGAGCATTTGTAGATAGAGTTTTTGGTTCTACCGATGCTAAGGTAACTCCGGCAAAAAGAATGGCAGATGGAGTGGATTATGTGGAAATGGATTGGAAAAAAGCATTTTTAATTCAATTTTTAAATATTGCAGGAACAGGACCGATTTTCGGAGCGGTTGCAGGAGCAATGTGGGGACCGGCTGCCTTTATTTGGATTGTATTTGGATGTATTTTTGCAGGGTCTGTACATGATTTCTTAATTGGGATGTTATCTGTAAGACAAGATGGAGCATCTGTTTCTGAAATTGTTGGAAAATACTTAGGAGAAAATGCAAGAAAATTGATGGTTGCTTTCTCAATTGTTTTGTTGGTATTGGTTGGAGTTGTTTTTGTAAAGAGCCCGGCGGATATTTTACATAATTTGACAGGAATACCAACAATGGTATTGTTAGGAATTATTATTATTTATTACTTAATTGCAACTGTATTACCAATTGACCAAGTAATTGGAAGAATCTATCCAATTTTTGGGGTTTGTTTATTGATCATGGCAGTAGGAATCGGATTTGGAATTATTTTTCAAGGATATGCAGTAAACATTCCTGAAATCACTTTCCATAATTTCCATCCGGCAGGAAAATCTATTTTTCCATATTTATGTATCTCGATTGCCTGTGGAGCAATCAGTGGTTTCCATGCGACACAATCTCCAATGATGGCAAGATGTTTGAGAACAGAAAAAGAAGGAAGAAGAGTATTTTATGGAGCTATGATTTCAGAAGGAATTGTTGCATTAGTGTGGGCAGCAGCAGCAATGTGTTATTTTGGAAATATTGAAGGATTAGCAGCAGCAGGATCTGCAGCCGTTGTTGTGGATACTATTTCAAGAGGAGTCTTAGGACCGGTTGGGGGAGCTTTAGCAATTCTTGGAGTCGTAGCGTGTCCAATTACGAGTGGAGATACTGCATTTAGAAGTGCGAGACTTACGATTGCAGATGCGATTGGATATAAACAAGGGCCTGTAAAAAATAGATTTGTCATTGCAGTTCCTTTATTTGCGATTGGATTAGCATTATGCTTTATTCCATTTGCAATTATTTGGAGATATTTTGGATGGTCAAACCAAACATTAGCAACGATTGCTTTATGGGCAGCAGCAAAATATTTGGAAAAACATGGAAAAAATTTCTGGATTGCTGTTATTCCGGCATTATTTATGACAGTAGTAGTAACTTCTTATATTATCTGTGCTCCTGAAGGATTTGCATGGGTATTTGGAGATATGGATATTCATGTAGTAGAACAAATTGGAATTGTAGCAGGAATTATTGTATCTGCTCTATCTGGTTTACTATTCTGGAAAACAAAAACACCGGCAGCGGAAATTGAAGTAGAATAA
- the glsA gene encoding glutaminase A has translation MQELLQKIVEKNKELTNLGAVANYIPELDKANKNALGICVMDMEGNQFCYGECGTRFTIQSISKIISLMLAILDNGEEYVFSKVGMEPSGDPFNSIRKLETSSRKKPYNPLINAGAIAVASMIKGKNVRERFQRLLDFTRKITEDETVDVNYKIYCGESETGDRNRAMGYFLKGEGIIEGNVEEALDIYFKQCSMEVTVYTIAKLGLFLANDGVLSNGERVISTRLSRIVKTLMVTCGMYDESGEFAVRVGMPSKSGVGGGIVSVVPKKMGIGVYGPSLDKKGNSIAGAGVLEDLAKELDLSIF, from the coding sequence ATGCAAGAGTTACTACAAAAAATCGTGGAAAAAAATAAAGAACTAACAAATTTAGGAGCGGTTGCAAATTATATTCCAGAATTAGATAAAGCAAATAAAAATGCCTTGGGAATTTGTGTTATGGATATGGAAGGAAATCAATTTTGTTATGGAGAATGTGGGACTCGATTTACAATTCAAAGTATTTCCAAAATTATTTCTTTAATGTTAGCCATTTTGGATAATGGAGAAGAGTATGTTTTTTCCAAAGTAGGAATGGAACCGAGTGGAGACCCATTTAATTCTATTCGAAAATTAGAAACTTCAAGTCGGAAAAAACCATATAATCCTCTTATCAACGCAGGGGCAATTGCTGTGGCTTCTATGATTAAAGGGAAAAATGTCAGAGAACGATTTCAAAGATTATTAGATTTTACTAGGAAAATTACAGAAGATGAAACTGTAGATGTCAATTATAAAATTTACTGCGGAGAATCAGAAACAGGAGATCGAAATCGTGCTATGGGATATTTCTTAAAGGGAGAAGGAATTATTGAAGGAAATGTAGAAGAAGCCTTGGACATTTACTTTAAACAATGTTCTATGGAAGTTACCGTATATACCATTGCCAAATTAGGGTTATTTTTAGCAAATGATGGAGTCTTATCCAATGGAGAAAGAGTGATTAGTACAAGATTGAGTCGTATTGTAAAAACCTTAATGGTAACTTGTGGAATGTATGATGAATCAGGAGAATTTGCTGTGCGAGTGGGAATGCCTTCGAAAAGTGGAGTCGGTGGAGGAATTGTGTCTGTAGTTCCTAAGAAAATGGGAATAGGAGTTTATGGACCTTCTCTAGATAAAAAGGGAAATTCCATTGCAGGAGCAGGAGTATTAGAAGATTTAGCGAAAGAATTGGATCTATCTATTTTTTAA
- the rplM gene encoding 50S ribosomal protein L13: MKKYTYMQRKEDVVREWHHYDAEGKILGRLAVEVAKKLMGKEKITFTPHIDGGDFVVVTNVAKMVVTGKKLTDKKYYNHSGFPGGIRERKLGEILDKRPEELLMLAVKRMLPKNKLGREQLTRLRVFAGAEHTHEAQQPNKVEF, from the coding sequence GTGAAGAAGTATACTTATATGCAAAGAAAAGAAGATGTCGTTAGAGAATGGCACCACTATGATGCAGAAGGAAAAATTTTAGGAAGATTAGCAGTAGAAGTTGCTAAGAAATTAATGGGGAAAGAAAAAATTACTTTCACTCCACATATTGACGGAGGAGACTTCGTTGTTGTAACAAATGTTGCAAAAATGGTAGTAACTGGTAAAAAATTAACAGATAAAAAATATTACAATCACTCTGGGTTCCCAGGAGGAATTCGAGAAAGAAAGCTAGGAGAAATCTTAGACAAGAGACCTGAAGAACTATTAATGCTAGCTGTTAAAAGAATGCTTCCAAAAAATAAATTAGGAAGAGAACAATTGACAAGATTGAGAGTGTTCGCTGGAGCAGAACATACTCATGAAGCACAACAACCAAACAAGGTAGAATTTTAA